In the genome of Longimicrobium sp., one region contains:
- a CDS encoding SNF2-related protein, which translates to MQRFPGNVSGHTADSVILEDLRSSQSPRLITSYTSLDRVIEFLADIYHRKQTDPLAGATVVIGHEPSRARRTNHRDSRQRFEAEISDYWFRHGISIARSAQIVAAIQCLAEGLVSVRTSNQRVIHAKMYVTDSAATLGSSNYSHSGMRVQAEANCRFVSASEPQRYKETAQAADVIWHEARDYQEGLLALLRKLLRHVNWEDALARACAELLEGAWARRYLPDPADAPKLWPSQVGGIAQALWILNNTGSVLVADATGSGKTRMGANLLRAVQNRRMRIRIRGAAPIALVCPPAVDPLWRRETVRCDVNPGRYSHGVLSHPTASAREDTIEAIRRASILAVDEAHNYLNRASLRTQAMYRHQADHVVLFTATPINRGAQDLLSIIDLLGADNFDDTVLESVQAAWKRKRREGQFRLTEEETDAIRSGLYAFTVRRTKSVLNSLVDKEPDEYKNELGQRCRYPEHRARSYGLNESEADRTVAREIRVAAKELRGLTQFQKDLRLPRFLQEEGVKPEHYLVQRLNSARGLARYFVESALRSSRAALFEHIRGTEDACARVGITTGVKKAGTGNVIGTLQAIRRRPPRSYLGVELPDWLSDREAHARECESEIAIYERIEELLERLSDDREVAKTDMLVQRRKTHPLVLAFDTYLITLHDISRRLLETGEEDVILATGETKGNRAQVQKKLGLGSEATGIALCSDALAEGVNLQAASAVAMLDMPTVVRLAEQRIGRIDRMDTPHAAIEVFWPNDAEEFAPRAAELLLDRMKDVADLLGSNVPLPPHLAPVDLNASVRAEEMQKLLADSAREGAGDALKDAFQSVRALIEGENALVRPDVYLSVRRSRVQLHTAVSVLQTDRRWGFYAVAGAGMAPPRWMFVEAGSAEPITDLDLIAARLRERLAEPIDRDLDERAGKIMAEDLSLLQRREEYTLPQRKRRALKLMRKVLEALRSKGRTVDPAMKSAIRELLELIAPVGIPRNDFTRIDEPDEVVDLEVVADWWLDLIRPAWQQHLQNARRRSPARLSELEKPLMEAPPTAEQLMSVFEPEVALYTQPLARRVAAAIVGVPNA; encoded by the coding sequence GTGCAGCGCTTCCCGGGAAATGTCTCGGGACATACTGCCGACAGCGTGATCCTCGAGGATCTGCGGAGTTCCCAAAGCCCGCGCTTGATCACGAGCTATACTTCGCTGGACCGGGTGATCGAGTTTCTCGCGGACATCTATCACCGCAAGCAAACTGACCCGCTTGCCGGAGCGACGGTCGTCATCGGCCACGAGCCCAGCCGGGCAAGGCGCACAAACCATAGAGATTCGCGGCAACGTTTCGAAGCGGAAATCTCCGACTATTGGTTTCGCCACGGTATTTCGATCGCGAGGAGTGCCCAGATCGTAGCCGCGATCCAGTGCCTCGCAGAGGGACTGGTGTCGGTGCGCACCTCCAATCAGCGCGTGATCCACGCAAAGATGTATGTCACAGATAGCGCAGCCACGCTCGGCTCCAGCAACTACAGCCACTCCGGGATGCGCGTACAGGCGGAGGCGAATTGCCGCTTCGTTTCTGCGTCAGAGCCGCAGCGGTACAAGGAGACGGCGCAGGCGGCCGACGTGATCTGGCACGAAGCCAGGGACTACCAGGAGGGACTTCTGGCGCTGCTCCGAAAGCTGCTGAGGCACGTGAACTGGGAGGACGCACTCGCCCGGGCCTGCGCGGAGTTGCTGGAGGGTGCCTGGGCACGGCGCTACCTGCCTGATCCGGCCGACGCGCCAAAACTCTGGCCGTCTCAGGTCGGCGGGATCGCACAAGCGTTGTGGATCCTGAACAACACCGGGAGCGTCCTGGTAGCAGACGCAACCGGATCCGGGAAAACACGGATGGGCGCCAACCTCCTCCGGGCGGTTCAGAACCGTCGCATGCGCATCCGCATACGGGGGGCGGCGCCGATTGCGCTCGTGTGCCCGCCCGCGGTCGACCCCCTGTGGCGTCGTGAAACCGTACGGTGCGACGTGAACCCGGGCCGCTATTCCCATGGCGTCCTGAGCCACCCCACCGCATCGGCCCGCGAGGACACGATCGAGGCCATTCGCCGGGCATCCATTCTGGCCGTAGACGAGGCACACAATTACCTGAATCGTGCTTCACTACGCACCCAGGCAATGTATCGGCACCAGGCCGACCATGTGGTCCTGTTTACCGCCACTCCCATAAATCGCGGCGCGCAGGATCTACTGTCGATCATTGATCTGCTTGGGGCCGACAACTTCGACGATACGGTGCTGGAAAGCGTTCAGGCTGCGTGGAAGCGCAAGCGTCGAGAGGGTCAGTTCCGCCTTACCGAGGAAGAGACGGATGCAATCCGCTCGGGACTCTATGCCTTTACTGTGCGGCGGACCAAGTCCGTCTTGAACTCGCTCGTGGACAAGGAACCCGACGAGTACAAGAACGAACTGGGGCAACGCTGCCGGTATCCGGAACATCGGGCCCGTTCATACGGCCTGAACGAGAGCGAGGCTGACCGTACCGTTGCACGCGAGATCCGCGTGGCCGCCAAAGAGCTTCGGGGGCTGACCCAGTTCCAAAAGGACCTGAGACTCCCGAGATTTCTGCAAGAAGAGGGGGTGAAGCCTGAACACTATCTAGTGCAGCGCCTGAACAGCGCCCGGGGACTGGCGAGATACTTCGTCGAATCGGCACTCCGCTCCTCACGTGCCGCATTGTTCGAGCACATTCGCGGAACCGAGGATGCTTGTGCCAGGGTAGGGATCACCACCGGCGTGAAAAAAGCTGGGACCGGAAACGTAATCGGAACCTTGCAGGCGATCCGTCGCCGACCGCCAAGATCCTACCTGGGTGTCGAGCTTCCGGATTGGCTCTCAGACCGCGAAGCACACGCCCGTGAATGCGAAAGCGAAATCGCGATCTACGAGAGGATCGAAGAGCTGCTGGAGCGACTGTCCGACGACCGCGAGGTGGCGAAAACCGACATGCTGGTGCAGCGGCGTAAAACGCATCCGCTGGTGCTCGCGTTCGATACGTACCTTATCACCCTCCACGACATAAGCCGCAGGCTTCTGGAAACTGGAGAAGAGGATGTGATCCTCGCGACCGGTGAAACGAAGGGCAACCGTGCACAGGTCCAGAAGAAGCTCGGATTGGGGTCCGAGGCCACCGGGATCGCCCTGTGTTCCGATGCGCTGGCGGAAGGCGTCAACCTGCAGGCTGCCTCGGCTGTCGCCATGCTGGACATGCCGACCGTGGTGCGTCTGGCGGAACAGAGGATTGGGCGGATCGATCGGATGGATACGCCACATGCCGCGATCGAAGTCTTCTGGCCGAACGACGCCGAAGAGTTCGCTCCTCGCGCAGCCGAGCTTTTGCTTGACCGGATGAAGGACGTGGCCGACCTTCTCGGGTCCAACGTTCCACTTCCACCTCATCTGGCCCCTGTTGACCTGAACGCGTCGGTTCGCGCTGAAGAGATGCAGAAGCTGCTGGCCGACAGCGCGAGGGAAGGAGCCGGGGATGCGTTGAAGGACGCATTCCAGTCGGTCAGGGCTCTGATCGAAGGCGAGAACGCGCTCGTCAGACCCGACGTCTACCTGTCGGTTCGCCGTTCGCGGGTACAGCTCCACACCGCTGTCAGCGTGCTTCAGACTGATCGGCGGTGGGGCTTCTACGCGGTCGCGGGGGCCGGCATGGCCCCGCCACGATGGATGTTCGTCGAGGCAGGTTCAGCAGAGCCGATCACGGACCTGGACCTGATTGCCGCCCGGTTGAGAGAACGTTTGGCCGAGCCCATCGACCGGGACCTGGACGAGCGAGCCGGTAAGATCATGGCGGAGGACCTCTCATTGCTTCAGCGGCGCGAGGAGTACACGCTGCCCCAGCGCAAGCGGCGCGCGCTGAAGCTGATGCGTAAGGTTCTGGAAGCGTTGCGGAGCAAGGGCAGAACCGTCGACCCGGCGATGAAATCCGCTATTCGGGAGCTACTGGAGCTCATTGCGCCCGTGGGGATACCGCGGAACGATTTCACGCGGATCGACGAGCCGGACGAAGTGGTGGACCTGGAGGTCGTGGCGGATTGGTGGCTCGACCTGATCCGGCCGGCGTGGCAGCAGCACCTGCAGAACGCGCGGCGTCGCAGCCCAGCGCGCTTGTCCGAGCTGGAGAAGCCGCTGATGGAGGCGCCACCGACCGCCGAGCAACTGATGTCCGTGTTCGAGCCTGAAGTCGCGCTTTACACCCAGCCGCTCGCTCGCCGTGTCGCGGCAGCGATCGTGGGCGTTCCGAACGCTTGA
- the rdgB gene encoding RdgB/HAM1 family non-canonical purine NTP pyrophosphatase: MTRLLVATRNPGKVREIREILAGYPELEIVGLDTLGIEETPEEDALEVFDTFEENALAKARHFARLTGQLTLADDSGICVDALGGAPGVRSRRFAPGPDQRGAGQDQANNTHLLQQLAGMPESGRGARYVCAAALAGGGADEAVFLGTCDGVVLEEPRGAGGFGYDPLFYIPAERCTFGELAPDRKNEISHRGRAVRQAAEALRGMAQG; this comes from the coding sequence ATGACGCGCCTCCTGGTCGCCACCCGCAACCCCGGCAAGGTGCGCGAGATCCGCGAGATCCTCGCCGGCTACCCGGAGCTGGAGATCGTGGGCCTGGACACTCTGGGGATCGAGGAAACGCCGGAGGAGGACGCGCTGGAGGTGTTCGACACCTTCGAGGAGAACGCCCTGGCCAAGGCCCGCCACTTCGCGCGCCTCACGGGCCAGCTCACCCTCGCCGACGACTCGGGGATCTGCGTCGATGCGCTCGGCGGCGCCCCTGGCGTGCGCTCGCGCCGCTTCGCCCCAGGCCCGGACCAGCGTGGGGCGGGGCAGGACCAGGCGAACAACACCCACCTCCTCCAGCAGCTCGCCGGAATGCCGGAGTCCGGCCGCGGCGCGCGCTACGTCTGCGCCGCCGCCCTCGCCGGCGGCGGCGCGGACGAGGCGGTCTTCCTCGGCACCTGCGACGGCGTCGTGCTGGAGGAGCCGCGCGGCGCCGGCGGCTTCGGCTACGATCCGCTCTTCTACATCCCCGCCGAGCGCTGCACCTTTGGCGAGCTCGCGCCGGACCGTAAGAACGAGATTAGCCACCGCGGCCGTGCCGTGCGGCAGGCGGCGGAAGCGTTGCGAGGAATGGCGCAGGGTTGA
- a CDS encoding glycosyl hydrolase family 18 protein, whose product MRCYKPFFAVALLATLAACADSPTGSSGPSLEPGAPPRWAMNASSARVVGYLPNWYPSLSLDSVRYNKMTHVIYAFVDVRSNGSLTGIAMSGDTRLTAMVQKAHAAGTKALISVGGGGNDHDTTFAPMADNATARSTFVSNMVTFVNNYGLDGVDIDWEFPDDTANATDYAVLMSDLDTAMHSRGKLLTAAVAANGWFGQHIKSSVFNNVDFLVLMAYDGETTTPAYSHAVASLDYWSGRGLPQSKTVLGVQFYGNNSSGQQKPYRHIVRDDATAPTKDVSNGWYYNGVATMKQKTTLSLQRASGIGIWEVTQDTSAAGISLLGAIHDVMNTSKVVYDDALTTGWANWSWGTTVSFTNTSPVFMGSKSISAAYTAAWGGLYAHHGTGVSPSGLTTLEFYVHGGSAGGQNLIVQLGDTGGWRTMVGVNGYIAGGSVAAGTWRKVSMPLSTLGISSLAITDVVISDNSGGAQPTFYVDQIQFVP is encoded by the coding sequence ATGCGGTGCTACAAGCCTTTCTTCGCCGTGGCGCTTCTCGCCACACTCGCGGCGTGCGCGGACTCGCCGACGGGGTCGTCCGGACCCTCGCTGGAACCGGGGGCGCCGCCGCGATGGGCGATGAACGCCAGCTCGGCGCGGGTGGTGGGGTACCTGCCCAACTGGTACCCGTCGCTGTCGCTGGACTCGGTGCGGTACAACAAGATGACGCACGTCATCTACGCCTTCGTGGACGTGCGCTCCAACGGCTCGCTCACCGGCATCGCGATGAGCGGAGACACGCGGCTCACCGCGATGGTGCAGAAGGCGCACGCCGCCGGCACCAAGGCGTTGATCTCCGTGGGCGGCGGCGGCAACGACCACGACACCACCTTCGCGCCCATGGCCGACAACGCGACGGCGCGGAGCACCTTCGTCAGCAACATGGTCACCTTCGTCAACAACTACGGGCTGGACGGGGTGGACATCGACTGGGAGTTCCCCGACGACACCGCGAACGCCACCGACTACGCCGTGCTGATGAGCGACCTGGACACGGCCATGCACAGCCGCGGAAAGCTGCTGACCGCGGCCGTAGCCGCCAACGGCTGGTTTGGGCAGCACATCAAGTCCTCGGTCTTCAACAACGTGGACTTCCTGGTGCTGATGGCGTACGACGGCGAGACCACCACCCCGGCGTACTCGCACGCGGTGGCGTCGCTGGACTACTGGTCCGGACGCGGGCTTCCGCAATCCAAGACCGTGCTGGGGGTGCAGTTCTACGGGAACAACTCGAGCGGGCAGCAGAAGCCATATCGCCACATCGTGCGCGACGACGCGACGGCACCTACCAAGGACGTGAGCAACGGCTGGTACTACAACGGCGTCGCTACCATGAAGCAGAAGACGACGCTGAGCCTGCAGCGCGCGTCCGGCATCGGGATCTGGGAGGTGACACAGGACACGTCGGCTGCGGGAATCAGCCTGCTGGGGGCCATCCACGACGTGATGAACACCAGCAAGGTCGTCTACGATGACGCGCTGACCACCGGGTGGGCGAACTGGTCGTGGGGCACCACCGTTAGCTTCACCAACACCTCGCCGGTGTTCATGGGGAGCAAGTCGATCTCGGCGGCGTACACTGCGGCCTGGGGCGGGCTGTACGCGCACCACGGCACCGGGGTGAGTCCGTCGGGGCTGACGACGCTGGAGTTCTACGTGCACGGCGGCTCGGCCGGCGGGCAGAACCTCATCGTGCAGCTCGGCGACACCGGCGGCTGGCGCACGATGGTGGGAGTCAACGGCTACATCGCCGGCGGCTCGGTG